Part of the Borreliella burgdorferi B31 genome is shown below.
ATTTTATTGACAAAAATAATAGTTTTTGCTATCATACATCTAATTTAATAAAGAGAAATAAAAGGTGTGTGATTTAAGAAAAACAAAATTAATAGATAAGATAAGTTCACTAGAACTATATAAATACTCAATATTTTTTAGGAATTATATAGAAAATGTAGCAGAAGATTGTCTCAAGAACGGACTTGTTCTTGAGAGTTCTGACCGCAATGTTAGTGAATTTGAACTTGCTAGGTTAAAGGTACAACTTAAAGATGCTCTGCTTAATTGTATTATAAGCTACCGTTTTCATGGGATTGGCTATGTTTTAGTAAAAACCAAAGATACCCTAATAGATCTTGAACAACCCGTTAATATAGAATTACCTATTGGTTTTGAATACCTTGATTATGAATATGTAAGAGATTTGGGAGTTGATTTTGATCATATAACCTATAAAGTAAAATCCAACAATAAGAACAATTCTTTAGACGCAGTTAAAATACATAAAAGTCGACTTATCATATATGAAAACTTTGATTATATCTTAAAAAGATATGTTCCGTGTTATACCGAAAGCTTTTTACTAGATATTTATTTATTTGAAAAGATATACGTAGAAATAGAAAGACGTATTGAAAACCACAATTTTTTGTTTTACAAAGATGAATCTTTAGTACAACTACAAGACGCACTTTCTAGTGCAACAACTTCTTTAAGTGCACTTACTCAAGGCAATAATGATAGAGGAAGTGGCATTTTATCTTCTTTTTTAAGAAAACAAAATTCAAACAATCATAGTAAAGATATTTCTAATTTACGTAGTCTTAATGACTCATTGGCACAGGAACTTGCTAGGTTAAAAAGCAATCTAAATAATGAGGGAATGTTTTATACAGCTACTCCGAGTGCTAGTTTAGAGGTTATTAAATACGATCTTAGCTATTTAAAGGAGGCTTTAGCATTAATTAAGGCAAAAATTGGTGCAGATACTAAAGAACCCCTAACTAGAAGTTTTAATGAGCAGGCTAAAGGACTAGGGAATGATGGTAAAGGAGATAGGAGCAATTATTACGATTTTCTAAAAGGTGTACAAGAACAAGTTGAGAACTCTTGTAATTTAAAACTTACAAAGTATTTTGGACTTGATATGAAGTTTAATTCGCTGATTATGTTAAGTGAAGAACAAAAAGTGGAAAGAGATATAAAGCTAATTGAGCTTTACAGTAAATATAACCAGCTTATACAAAGTAGCTCCTTTGATAATGAGGAGTTAGCGATTTTAAAAGAGAAATTATTCTCATTTTGAGAAAAGGAGTTAAAAAGTGACTGAGAAAGAAGAAAAAGAAGACCTGCAGGCACAAGATAAAGAAGAGCAGCAAATTAAGGCTGATACTAAAGTTATAAGTGCGCAGGAATTTGAAGAGTACATGCGTTTTAAAGAGCAGGCAAATAGTAAATCTAAAGAGACAAGTCGAGATTTAAGTATAAATGAACGAATAACAAAAGAACTTGCAGAAGTTGAAGAGCGGGAGCGTATTGAAAAGCAATTGTTACTAGAGGCTGAGCGAATTAATGAAATTGATACACTTGCAAAAGCACATCTTAGCAATCATTTTAACAAAGAGGTGCTACTTGCAAAAGGATATACATTAAAAGACATTATGCAAGCACAACGTAGAGAACTTGTACGCAAGTTCGTTCCAATTGAGCAAATTAAAGCTATTGCCAAAGTATCAGACATAAGTCATATCGATGGAGAGATATTAGAGCAACTTGTTTCTTTAGCAAAAGTGAATATTAAATTAAGAAAAAATGCGAGTAGCAGTTCTTCTTCTGTTGACTCTATTAAGGGGAATATTGCTATTAAATCAGAAGAAAGAGCAAGTTTGCTTGATTCTAATTTTGTACCTATTAATTTCACAGAATTTGTACAAGCGATAAGTAATACATACAAGCAAAGACGAATTCAATTTTATGAAAATCTAAAAAGACATAAAAGAACAAGTATTGCCTAAAGGAGTTTTTAAATGAGTGATATAACAAAAATTAAACAAGAATTTGA
Proteins encoded:
- a CDS encoding DUF1073 domain-containing protein, with amino-acid sequence MCDLRKTKLIDKISSLELYKYSIFFRNYIENVAEDCLKNGLVLESSDRNVSEFELARLKVQLKDALLNCIISYRFHGIGYVLVKTKDTLIDLEQPVNIELPIGFEYLDYEYVRDLGVDFDHITYKVKSNNKNNSLDAVKIHKSRLIIYENFDYILKRYVPCYTESFLLDIYLFEKIYVEIERRIENHNFLFYKDESLVQLQDALSSATTSLSALTQGNNDRGSGILSSFLRKQNSNNHSKDISNLRSLNDSLAQELARLKSNLNNEGMFYTATPSASLEVIKYDLSYLKEALALIKAKIGADTKEPLTRSFNEQAKGLGNDGKGDRSNYYDFLKGVQEQVENSCNLKLTKYFGLDMKFNSLIMLSEEQKVERDIKLIELYSKYNQLIQSSSFDNEELAILKEKLFSF
- a CDS encoding DUF1357 domain-containing protein, which translates into the protein MTEKEEKEDLQAQDKEEQQIKADTKVISAQEFEEYMRFKEQANSKSKETSRDLSINERITKELAEVEERERIEKQLLLEAERINEIDTLAKAHLSNHFNKEVLLAKGYTLKDIMQAQRRELVRKFVPIEQIKAIAKVSDISHIDGEILEQLVSLAKVNIKLRKNASSSSSSVDSIKGNIAIKSEERASLLDSNFVPINFTEFVQAISNTYKQRRIQFYENLKRHKRTSIA